Proteins encoded together in one Gemmatimonadota bacterium window:
- a CDS encoding Zn-dependent hydrolase — protein MNRRHFARLSFAGLAGLYGTHGPNLPFGAGRSPTRPFRQELTVDSARLGRRMRTLATFGANDAGGIDRVAFSDANIEALDWVAGLFADTGFTTEIDLAGNLIARRVGTQADLLPLMFGSHIDSVPGGGNFDGQVGSMGSVEVATTLAAAGHATRHPLEIAIFCNEEGGKTGSRALAGEVEPFELDIETVSGLTIGEGLKRLGGDPDRLSEARRPRGSLAAFLELHIEQGSVLDADGIDIGVVEGIVGIMRWNVTVNGVTNHAGTTPMDRRADAMLAAARFVDVVHRTARETPGRQVATVGRLIAEPGVPNVIAGRVRLTLEIRDLSMEGIAGLFAAIRARAESIAAESHTTFSFDRFYTSRAAPTDERIQERVASAASELGLSARRMPSGAGHDAQSIALLAPVGMIFVPSVGGISHAPEEHTAAGDVTNGANVLLRTLLAIDEAGL, from the coding sequence ATGAACCGCCGCCACTTCGCTCGGCTTTCCTTCGCGGGGCTGGCCGGTCTCTATGGGACGCATGGGCCGAATCTGCCGTTCGGTGCCGGACGCTCTCCCACGAGGCCCTTTCGACAAGAACTGACCGTAGACAGCGCACGACTCGGGCGTAGGATGCGCACCCTCGCCACGTTCGGCGCCAACGATGCGGGCGGCATCGACCGGGTCGCCTTCAGCGACGCGAACATCGAGGCGCTCGACTGGGTCGCTGGACTGTTCGCCGATACAGGATTCACCACCGAGATCGACCTGGCGGGCAACCTGATCGCTCGTAGGGTGGGCACCCAGGCCGATCTGCTCCCGCTGATGTTCGGGTCACACATCGACTCCGTGCCCGGAGGCGGCAACTTCGACGGTCAGGTCGGGTCCATGGGCTCGGTGGAGGTCGCGACCACGCTCGCGGCCGCGGGCCACGCCACGCGTCATCCGCTCGAGATCGCCATCTTCTGCAACGAGGAAGGCGGCAAGACCGGAAGCCGAGCGCTCGCCGGCGAGGTCGAGCCATTCGAGCTCGACATCGAGACGGTCTCGGGGCTCACGATCGGAGAGGGCCTGAAGCGGCTCGGCGGCGACCCGGACCGGCTCAGCGAGGCGCGCCGGCCGAGGGGCTCCCTCGCCGCCTTCCTGGAACTCCATATCGAGCAGGGCTCGGTCCTGGACGCAGACGGCATCGACATCGGCGTAGTAGAAGGCATCGTCGGGATCATGCGCTGGAACGTGACGGTCAACGGCGTGACGAACCACGCCGGTACCACCCCGATGGATCGGCGCGCGGACGCGATGCTCGCCGCGGCCCGCTTCGTCGATGTCGTGCATCGCACCGCCCGCGAGACACCGGGTCGTCAGGTCGCCACGGTCGGCCGGCTCATCGCCGAGCCCGGCGTCCCCAACGTGATCGCCGGACGAGTCCGGCTCACTCTCGAGATCCGCGATCTGTCGATGGAAGGGATCGCGGGGCTGTTCGCGGCAATCCGAGCGCGAGCTGAGAGTATCGCGGCTGAGTCCCATACGACGTTCTCTTTCGACCGATTCTATACGAGCCGAGCCGCGCCGACCGATGAGCGCATCCAAGAACGGGTCGCGAGCGCGGCCTCCGAGCTCGGGCTGTCCGCGCGGCGGATGCCGTCGGGCGCGGGTCACGACGCCCAGAGCATCGCGCTGCTCGCACCGGTCGGCATGATCTTCGTTCCATCGGTGGGGGGGATCAGCCACGCTCCGGAAGAGCACACCGCCGCGGGCGACGTCACGAACGGCGCCAACGTGTTGCTGCGCACGCTGCTGGCGATCGACGAAGCAGGGCTGTAA
- a CDS encoding RidA family protein has protein sequence MPLGHGWRRGGLAAPLLVALLCSSCSIEARRDRGQAADGVEATQAPRKEIIQIEGVARLSVFSSAVRSGDFIFLSGVIGALPGVDPPTLAEGGIQPEARMAMANLGVVLEASGAGWEDVVKCTVFLADMSDYAAFNEVYLEYFPSDPPARSAVAVAGLAFDARVEVECIAAAR, from the coding sequence ATGCCATTGGGTCATGGATGGCGTCGCGGCGGACTCGCCGCTCCACTGCTGGTCGCGTTGCTGTGCTCGTCCTGCTCGATCGAAGCGCGGAGGGACCGGGGGCAGGCAGCCGATGGCGTCGAAGCGACCCAGGCGCCTCGCAAGGAGATCATCCAAATCGAGGGCGTGGCGCGGCTCTCGGTGTTCTCATCCGCTGTTCGCAGTGGGGACTTCATCTTCCTGTCTGGAGTGATCGGAGCGCTGCCCGGTGTGGACCCGCCCACCCTCGCTGAAGGTGGAATCCAGCCCGAGGCGAGGATGGCGATGGCCAATCTCGGCGTGGTTCTTGAAGCGTCGGGAGCCGGTTGGGAGGACGTGGTCAAGTGCACCGTCTTCCTCGCCGACATGTCCGACTACGCGGCGTTCAACGAAGTCTATCTGGAGTACTTCCCAAGCGACCCACCTGCCCGCTCTGCTGTAGCGGTGGCCGGACTCGCGTTCGACGCGCGCGTCGAGGTGGAGTGCATAGCGGCCGCGCGATAG
- a CDS encoding Gfo/Idh/MocA family oxidoreductase, whose translation MGAMIVPRRVLGGVGHQAPSDTLNVAIVGAGGVGGENAQELGSENIVAVCDIDHDLVAAKVEERTKNGDGTPREQGLRWKEQYSSAAKYTDFREMLEQQRDIEAVLIATPDHTHAVIAAAAMRAGKHVYVQKPLTYTVHEARILQKLAESTGVVTQMGNQGHSSDDARLVNEWVAAGVIGNVREVHVWTNRPIWSQGLLRPAPFPEDFKRDAPDRSWWPGSVDMAHAAGLWADFPVPKHVDWDLYLGPVARDVQYHPIYHPFHWRGWVDFGVGALGDMGAHLIDHPYWALNLAYPTSIEATSSPWGGPSDDPVSYPMATIVHYEFPRRGLMPPVKLHWYDGGLMPERPPQLPSEVRLNREGGVIFVGERGLLMHETYGRNPRLFPEGLIEDAAKVPQSYTRIEDSHEMNWANACKGVGEATCPFSYAAPLTEVMLLGLVALRTGQGFKIDYDAEHMRVTNSERANEYLVREYREGWAL comes from the coding sequence ATGGGTGCCATGATCGTTCCGCGTCGAGTGCTCGGCGGCGTGGGCCATCAAGCGCCGAGTGACACGCTCAACGTAGCGATCGTCGGCGCGGGCGGCGTGGGCGGCGAGAACGCACAGGAGCTCGGCTCCGAGAACATCGTGGCGGTATGTGATATCGATCACGATCTGGTCGCCGCCAAGGTCGAGGAGCGCACCAAGAACGGTGACGGCACCCCGCGGGAACAGGGTTTGCGCTGGAAGGAGCAGTATTCGAGCGCGGCGAAGTACACGGACTTCCGTGAGATGCTCGAGCAGCAGCGCGACATCGAGGCGGTCCTGATCGCGACGCCGGATCATACCCATGCGGTCATCGCGGCGGCGGCGATGCGAGCCGGCAAACACGTGTACGTGCAGAAGCCACTCACGTACACGGTACACGAGGCTCGCATCCTGCAGAAGTTGGCGGAGTCGACCGGTGTCGTGACGCAGATGGGGAACCAGGGGCACTCGAGCGACGATGCACGCCTCGTCAACGAGTGGGTCGCCGCGGGAGTGATCGGGAACGTGCGGGAGGTCCACGTGTGGACGAACCGCCCCATCTGGTCGCAGGGTCTCCTGCGCCCGGCGCCGTTCCCAGAGGACTTCAAGCGCGATGCGCCGGATCGCTCATGGTGGCCGGGCTCCGTGGACATGGCTCACGCGGCGGGGCTGTGGGCCGACTTCCCTGTCCCGAAGCACGTCGACTGGGATCTCTATCTCGGTCCGGTGGCGCGCGACGTTCAGTACCACCCGATCTATCACCCCTTCCACTGGAGGGGCTGGGTCGACTTCGGCGTCGGTGCATTGGGTGACATGGGCGCCCACCTCATCGATCATCCGTATTGGGCGCTGAACCTGGCTTATCCGACGTCGATCGAAGCGACATCCTCGCCGTGGGGTGGCCCGAGCGACGACCCGGTCTCGTACCCGATGGCGACCATCGTGCACTACGAGTTCCCGAGGCGCGGGCTCATGCCCCCTGTGAAGCTGCACTGGTACGACGGCGGCCTGATGCCCGAGCGACCCCCACAACTCCCCTCGGAAGTACGCCTCAATCGTGAGGGCGGGGTGATCTTCGTAGGCGAGCGGGGGCTGCTGATGCACGAGACCTATGGCCGAAACCCGAGGCTCTTCCCGGAAGGGCTCATCGAAGACGCCGCCAAGGTGCCTCAGAGCTACACCCGGATCGAGGACAGCCACGAGATGAACTGGGCGAATGCGTGCAAGGGAGTGGGTGAAGCCACCTGTCCCTTCTCATATGCAGCGCCGCTCACGGAAGTGATGCTTTTGGGGTTGGTCGCACTGCGGACCGGCCAGGGCTTCAAGATCGACTACGACGCCGAGCACATGAGGGTGACGAATTCGGAGCGCGCGAACGAGTATCTGGTGCGCGAATACCGCGAGGGGTGGGCGCTGTGA
- a CDS encoding DUF1080 domain-containing protein encodes MNTLSHAEREAGWQLLFDGESLDGWRGYNRPDMPGGWAVEEGLLTRIGPGGDIITEAQFGDFELSIDWRVGPGGNSGIFYRAAEGEELVYHSAPEMQVLDDEGHRDGRDPITSAGSNYGLHAAPRGVVRPAGRWNEARILVRGAHVEHWLNGTKVVEYELRSDEWAEVVRNSKFSEWPAYGQADRGHIGLQEHGDRVWFRNVKLRELR; translated from the coding sequence ATGAACACGCTCAGTCACGCGGAGCGTGAGGCCGGCTGGCAGCTTCTCTTCGACGGGGAGTCACTGGACGGCTGGCGCGGATACAACCGCCCGGACATGCCGGGGGGCTGGGCCGTCGAGGAAGGGCTGCTCACGCGCATTGGCCCGGGCGGAGACATCATCACGGAGGCCCAGTTCGGCGACTTCGAGTTGTCGATCGATTGGAGGGTAGGGCCGGGCGGAAACAGCGGGATCTTCTACCGCGCCGCGGAGGGCGAGGAGTTGGTCTACCACAGCGCTCCTGAAATGCAGGTACTCGACGACGAGGGGCACCGCGACGGGCGTGACCCCATCACGAGCGCCGGCTCCAACTACGGACTTCACGCGGCTCCTCGAGGTGTCGTCAGGCCCGCTGGCAGATGGAACGAAGCCCGCATCCTGGTGCGCGGTGCACATGTCGAGCACTGGCTCAACGGCACGAAGGTCGTCGAGTACGAGCTTCGCAGCGACGAGTGGGCCGAAGTCGTGCGCAACAGCAAGTTCAGCGAGTGGCCCGCGTACGGTCAGGCCGATCGAGGCCACATCGGGCTGCAGGAGCACGGTGATCGAGTGTGGTTCCGCAACGTGAAGCTTCGGGAGTTGCGGTGA
- the proC gene encoding pyrroline-5-carboxylate reductase, translating to MSDAPRVAILGVGNLGRALATGWVRARLFTAAEITLTRRDSTKLEELAQSGHPVGSDNASAVRDSHVIVLAVQPQQLRALLEEIRGALDAGRHRLISVVSGVSISELRDTLGATVPVVRAMPNTAVSIGESMTCLCSDDSDTAALAEAAELFEAVGRTLVIEEEMMVPATALCACGVAFFLRCVRAASQGGIEIGFHPEEALLLAAQTAKGAAALALKGDSHPEGEIDRVTTPRGCTIAGLNEMEHRGLSSAMIRGITVSAKAAEGLYRSSD from the coding sequence GTGAGCGACGCACCGCGGGTCGCGATCCTCGGAGTCGGCAATCTGGGGCGGGCGTTGGCGACCGGTTGGGTACGTGCTCGACTGTTCACGGCTGCCGAGATCACGCTCACCCGGCGCGACTCAACCAAGCTCGAAGAGCTGGCCCAGTCGGGTCATCCCGTCGGGTCTGACAATGCTTCTGCCGTTCGCGACTCGCACGTGATCGTGCTAGCGGTGCAGCCACAGCAACTGCGCGCGTTGCTCGAAGAGATCCGAGGGGCGCTGGACGCGGGACGGCATCGTCTGATCTCCGTGGTTTCCGGGGTCTCGATCAGCGAGCTCCGCGACACGCTCGGGGCGACGGTGCCCGTGGTGCGTGCGATGCCGAACACTGCGGTCTCCATAGGCGAGTCGATGACCTGCCTCTGCTCCGACGACAGCGACACCGCGGCGCTCGCGGAGGCGGCCGAGCTCTTCGAAGCTGTGGGTCGCACGCTCGTGATCGAAGAGGAGATGATGGTACCAGCCACTGCTCTGTGCGCGTGCGGTGTGGCGTTCTTCCTCCGATGCGTGCGTGCAGCCTCCCAGGGAGGCATCGAGATCGGCTTTCACCCGGAAGAGGCGCTGCTACTCGCGGCCCAGACCGCCAAAGGCGCCGCCGCGCTCGCCCTCAAGGGGGATTCACACCCCGAGGGCGAGATCGACCGGGTTACGACGCCGCGGGGCTGCACGATCGCGGGCCTGAACGAGATGGAGCATCGAGGTCTCAGCTCGGCGATGATCCGCGGCATTACTGTTTCGGCCAAGGCGGCGGAGGGGCTGTACCGTTCGAGCGACTGA
- a CDS encoding carboxypeptidase regulatory-like domain-containing protein, with amino-acid sequence MTYVRSGSVGWLTTAAFVAALCGSGDLSAQTTEGGSLLRGTVFDSTTMSPLPGARVVVMGTSAMGTSEADGSFELDDVPAGEHWVSFFHPRLQALGVSAPSRQVSFSDNRTVRVELAVPSERTLLMGWCLSEQSRGDRVAIAGIVTDSLTGVAMPRAIVTAELVDPRFGDPPTVEVRTDNAGYYRMCSVPAGRPVKLQAKFGMSVGRSVQLTVPRGGSSLQDLLLLMSEEGTLQGKVVDYQSGAPLVGASVLVLGTGSQVLTDSVGMFILADLPPGRHLVVTESLGYDSRTDSVTVFSEEIVGIEVRMATGALEIEGLVVTARSRFGEETLNVGKRLDIMTRAEIEPLLVRVRTAGDLLQNMAVPGLRVRETTTEDPFTGVRVASMCVEVSRRSAGGAGCRPAAIFLNGVYMSRPGEFLMTLDPNIIQRIEILSPIDAQFQFGSLAANGAVVISTH; translated from the coding sequence ATGACGTATGTGAGAAGTGGGTCGGTGGGTTGGCTGACGACCGCCGCGTTCGTGGCGGCGCTTTGTGGATCGGGCGATCTCTCTGCTCAGACGACGGAGGGCGGTTCCCTCCTGCGCGGGACGGTGTTCGACAGTACGACGATGAGCCCCTTGCCTGGCGCGCGCGTCGTGGTCATGGGCACGTCGGCGATGGGGACGTCTGAAGCCGATGGCAGCTTCGAGTTGGATGACGTGCCAGCGGGAGAGCACTGGGTCTCCTTCTTTCATCCGAGGCTTCAGGCACTGGGGGTCAGCGCCCCGTCGCGGCAGGTCAGCTTCTCGGATAATCGAACAGTCCGTGTGGAATTGGCGGTACCCTCGGAGCGGACACTGCTCATGGGCTGGTGCCTGTCCGAGCAGAGCCGAGGCGACCGTGTCGCGATCGCGGGGATCGTTACGGATTCGCTCACAGGAGTGGCGATGCCGCGCGCCATCGTCACGGCAGAGCTCGTCGACCCCAGGTTCGGCGACCCACCGACCGTAGAGGTGCGGACCGACAACGCGGGCTACTACCGAATGTGCTCTGTGCCGGCTGGCCGTCCCGTGAAACTCCAGGCGAAATTCGGGATGAGCGTGGGCCGCAGCGTGCAGTTGACGGTTCCAAGGGGCGGCTCATCGCTGCAGGACTTGTTGCTGTTGATGTCGGAGGAAGGGACGCTGCAGGGAAAGGTCGTCGACTACCAGAGTGGGGCACCGCTGGTGGGCGCCTCGGTCCTGGTTCTGGGCACGGGTAGCCAGGTTCTTACGGACTCTGTGGGCATGTTCATCCTCGCAGATCTTCCTCCAGGTCGGCATCTGGTTGTGACCGAGTCGCTCGGGTACGACTCGCGCACGGACTCGGTGACCGTCTTCAGTGAGGAGATCGTCGGCATCGAGGTGCGCATGGCGACCGGGGCACTCGAGATCGAGGGGCTGGTGGTCACAGCGCGGAGTCGGTTCGGCGAAGAGACGCTCAACGTCGGCAAGCGGCTGGACATCATGACGCGCGCCGAGATCGAGCCGCTTCTGGTGCGCGTACGGACCGCGGGTGACCTGCTGCAAAACATGGCCGTGCCGGGTCTCAGGGTACGTGAGACAACGACCGAAGACCCGTTCACGGGGGTGCGCGTGGCGAGTATGTGCGTGGAAGTGAGCCGACGGTCGGCAGGAGGAGCGGGCTGCCGGCCGGCCGCGATCTTCCTGAACGGCGTCTACATGTCGCGGCCCGGCGAGTTCCTGATGACGCTCGATCCGAACATCATCCAAAGGATCGAGATCCTCAGCCCGATCGATGCCCAGTTCCAATTCGGGTCGCTCGCGGCTAACGGGGCAGTAGTCATCAGCACGCATTAG
- a CDS encoding c-type cytochrome, with amino-acid sequence MPDPIVARSRTPGLGSSGDPLAADFVFAYLADPVRRRTDIGRTRMPDFSLHEGERVALALYLGTEVASGGDLASAVARNPRADAEAGARVFSSLGCAGCHEHPDASRRAVGPDLSGEGARVRPEWLERYLAAPGAVRGDGHPASPGARMPDFELDAQEVEALRTLLLAQGTPGSWTPAELTPFQVMRTERLLEERLACKGCHRISGDGGRIGPPLDGIADRLQPSFVLEVITDPGRVLPGAGMPGQHLGQRDARRVASYLLELGGTSPAVEYSSLVDAGHPSVAVAPDAGAALYAKHCASCHGAQGRGDGFNAANLPVSPTAHSSAELMRRRPDDTLFDGIYAGAYVLDGSARMPAFGSLLTRDEIHALVTHIRSLCGCEGPAWSRAGGRR; translated from the coding sequence ATGCCGGATCCCATCGTCGCCAGGAGCCGGACGCCCGGGCTGGGCTCGAGCGGTGATCCCTTGGCAGCCGACTTCGTTTTCGCGTACCTCGCGGATCCAGTGCGGCGTCGCACCGACATCGGCAGGACGCGCATGCCGGACTTCTCGCTCCACGAGGGGGAGCGTGTGGCGTTGGCGCTGTACCTCGGGACCGAGGTCGCTTCTGGGGGTGACCTCGCGTCCGCGGTTGCACGCAATCCCCGAGCGGACGCGGAGGCCGGCGCGCGCGTGTTCAGTTCGTTGGGCTGCGCGGGCTGCCACGAGCATCCCGACGCCTCTCGGAGGGCGGTTGGCCCGGATCTGAGCGGTGAGGGTGCACGGGTCAGGCCTGAGTGGCTCGAGCGGTACCTGGCGGCCCCCGGGGCGGTGCGGGGTGACGGACATCCTGCGTCTCCCGGTGCGCGCATGCCCGACTTCGAGCTGGATGCCCAGGAGGTCGAGGCGCTCCGGACTCTCCTGCTGGCTCAGGGCACGCCGGGCTCTTGGACGCCGGCCGAGCTCACTCCGTTCCAAGTGATGCGGACGGAGCGCTTGCTGGAAGAGCGGCTCGCGTGCAAGGGCTGTCACAGGATCTCCGGAGACGGTGGACGGATCGGGCCGCCCTTGGACGGTATCGCCGACCGTCTCCAGCCGTCGTTCGTGCTCGAAGTCATCACCGACCCTGGGCGTGTCCTGCCCGGGGCGGGAATGCCTGGGCAGCACCTCGGGCAGCGTGACGCCCGGCGCGTGGCCTCGTATCTGCTCGAGCTGGGCGGCACGTCGCCTGCCGTGGAGTACTCGTCGCTGGTCGACGCCGGCCATCCCTCTGTCGCCGTAGCGCCGGATGCCGGTGCGGCGCTGTACGCCAAGCACTGCGCCTCGTGCCACGGTGCCCAGGGTCGGGGCGACGGCTTCAATGCGGCGAACCTTCCGGTTTCACCCACCGCTCATTCGAGTGCTGAGCTCATGAGACGCCGCCCGGACGATACCCTGTTCGATGGCATCTATGCGGGCGCCTACGTGCTGGACGGGAGTGCCCGCATGCCCGCTTTCGGGTCGCTGTTGACCCGTGACGAGATCCACGCGCTCGTCACGCACATCAGGTCGCTGTGCGGCTGTGAGGGTCCGGCATGGTCGCGCGCCGGCGGCAGGCGGTGA
- a CDS encoding tetratricopeptide repeat protein — MRRWIACALLVLAACSGEGRSEGGVASLATFPPPSPMARGGTTLDDFVGAESCAGCHQEQYSAWASSTHGRAGGEPAPGVVLAPFDGRSIVFADAAVVPRVTAGSYEFVVRQDGFEEEVYTVSGVIGGGHMIGGGTQGFLANLPDGTERFLPWDWSAAEGVWFCNTGSRRNRGWVPIAPDMTLADCGDWPPLRPLGTVERFTNCQQCHGSQILTTLDTERRSYRTEYTTLQVNCESCHGPARRHVEMAASGGFTPDGDIGLGSLANMGKDESLGVCFQCHALKDVLREGYLPGEPLEQYFALKFPVLGDRPYFADGRVSSFAYQGNHLASACYLRGPMDCVSCHEPHGQGYWDVDRRPLASPFDDQQCTSCHPSKLEPIEAHTFHPADSKGSRCVSCHMPYLQHPEVGDQIAFARSDHTIAVPRPVFDADLGLEGACAQCHQERSSLELQGQVREWWGELKPHRPTIQGQVDELRARNAAEAGEMLLHPDEVDPLVQFQALSTLLVGYLRPDDDRTPERVVDDLITLSTNPDLDLRALSLASLHWVQGDDPVIRAALVAALASADSDEALRGRWMMALGFIGDRHRDRGETDRALVAYRKALELRPNDPRVLRARAQLHSTSLDFESAIRDLQRSLTQKPEQPLAWVNLGIARASLGDVPGAREAYQEAIGLNANEALAHFNLGNTYRQVDDLERAVESYLLAVAADPGLGVAHFEIGRAYILLGRPADALPFARRAVEFRPQHGASRAMLQDLEQAVGR; from the coding sequence ATGAGACGATGGATCGCGTGCGCTTTGCTCGTGCTGGCGGCTTGTTCCGGTGAAGGGCGATCGGAAGGCGGCGTAGCGTCGCTGGCGACGTTTCCGCCCCCATCGCCCATGGCGCGGGGGGGCACGACTCTCGACGACTTCGTGGGAGCCGAGTCGTGCGCGGGTTGTCACCAGGAACAGTACAGCGCCTGGGCCTCTTCCACGCACGGCCGGGCCGGGGGTGAGCCGGCGCCGGGCGTGGTTCTCGCGCCGTTCGACGGGCGCTCCATCGTATTTGCGGATGCAGCGGTGGTACCACGGGTAACGGCGGGCAGCTACGAGTTCGTCGTTCGGCAGGACGGATTCGAGGAGGAGGTCTACACCGTCAGTGGGGTGATCGGTGGTGGGCACATGATCGGAGGCGGCACACAGGGCTTTCTCGCGAACCTCCCCGACGGTACCGAGCGGTTCCTTCCGTGGGATTGGTCGGCGGCCGAGGGCGTGTGGTTCTGCAACACGGGCAGCCGCCGCAACCGGGGGTGGGTCCCGATCGCGCCCGACATGACTCTGGCGGACTGCGGAGATTGGCCTCCGCTGAGGCCACTGGGCACGGTCGAACGATTCACGAACTGCCAGCAATGTCACGGCAGCCAGATCCTCACCACGCTCGATACCGAGCGTCGCTCGTATCGGACCGAGTATACGACGCTCCAGGTGAACTGCGAGTCGTGCCACGGGCCGGCGCGTCGCCATGTGGAGATGGCGGCGTCCGGCGGCTTCACTCCCGACGGAGACATCGGCCTCGGCAGCCTCGCCAATATGGGCAAGGACGAGTCGCTGGGCGTGTGCTTTCAGTGTCACGCGCTGAAGGACGTGCTGAGGGAAGGGTATCTGCCAGGCGAGCCCCTGGAGCAGTATTTCGCGCTCAAGTTTCCTGTGCTCGGGGATCGTCCGTACTTCGCCGACGGACGCGTGAGCAGCTTCGCGTACCAGGGCAACCACCTCGCGAGCGCGTGCTACTTGAGGGGTCCGATGGACTGCGTCAGCTGCCACGAACCCCATGGCCAGGGGTACTGGGATGTGGATCGCAGGCCTTTGGCGAGTCCCTTCGACGATCAGCAGTGCACGTCGTGTCATCCCAGCAAGCTCGAACCGATCGAGGCGCACACGTTCCATCCGGCCGACTCGAAGGGCAGTCGTTGCGTGTCGTGTCACATGCCGTATCTGCAGCACCCCGAAGTCGGCGACCAGATCGCGTTCGCGCGGTCCGATCATACGATCGCCGTGCCGCGACCGGTTTTCGACGCCGATCTCGGGTTGGAGGGCGCCTGCGCGCAGTGTCACCAGGAGCGTTCGTCTCTCGAACTCCAGGGTCAGGTCCGAGAGTGGTGGGGAGAGCTGAAGCCTCATCGTCCCACGATCCAGGGCCAGGTCGATGAGCTACGCGCGCGTAACGCGGCTGAGGCGGGTGAAATGTTGCTGCATCCCGACGAGGTCGATCCCCTCGTGCAGTTCCAGGCGCTGAGCACTCTTCTGGTGGGGTACCTCCGTCCCGACGACGATCGGACCCCCGAGCGCGTCGTCGACGACTTGATCACCCTCTCCACCAACCCCGACCTGGATCTACGCGCGCTGTCTCTGGCGTCGCTTCACTGGGTTCAGGGTGATGACCCGGTGATCCGGGCCGCACTGGTCGCGGCCTTGGCGAGCGCTGACAGCGACGAGGCACTGCGCGGCCGGTGGATGATGGCGCTCGGCTTCATCGGCGATCGGCACCGTGATCGAGGTGAGACCGATCGGGCGCTCGTGGCGTATCGGAAAGCGCTCGAGCTGCGCCCGAACGATCCTCGTGTTCTGCGGGCTCGCGCTCAGCTGCACAGCACGTCGCTCGACTTCGAGAGCGCGATCCGGGACTTGCAGCGGAGTCTGACGCAGAAACCCGAGCAGCCGCTGGCGTGGGTCAATCTCGGGATCGCGCGGGCCTCCCTCGGGGACGTGCCGGGCGCGCGCGAGGCGTATCAGGAGGCGATCGGGCTCAATGCGAATGAGGCACTCGCGCACTTCAACCTGGGCAACACGTACCGGCAGGTCGACGACCTCGAGCGCGCCGTCGAGTCGTACCTGCTGGCCGTGGCGGCGGACCCTGGGCTCGGCGTGGCTCACTTCGAGATCGGCCGTGCCTATATTCTGCTCGGCCGGCCGGCTGACGCGTTACCCTTCGCACGGCGCGCGGTGGAGTTCCGTCCCCAGCACGGCGCCTCGCGCGCGATGCTCCAGGATCTGGAACAGGCCGTCGGCCGCTAG